The DNA sequence AATGAGCAGCGCCCGGATCTGAAAATCGACGGGGAACTTCAGGCGGATGCCGCCCTGGTTGCCAAGGTAGCCGCTCAGAAAGCACCCGGCTCGGAAGTGGCCGGTGCAGCCAACGTCCTGGTATTCCCGGATCTTCAGTCCGGCAATATCGGCTACAAGCTGGTACAGCGGTTTGCCGGTGCCGAAGCCATCGGCCCGATCTGTCAGGGCTTTGCCCGTCCCATCAATGACCTCTCCAGAGGCTGCAGCGCCGAAGACATCGTCAATGTTGTGGCAGTAACCGCGGTACAGGCTCAGACCAGATAATCACGCAAACAAACCAGATATTACACCGTCGCAAGAATAGCTGATATCGCAGATATTGCAGCGTGTGAGCGGGACACATCTCGACCATCGGGAAACAACTCAAACAAAAGATTAACTTCAAAAAAATATTATAGAGAACAGGGGTAGTAAATATGAAAGTTTTAGTTATCAACGCCGGATCCTCCTCATTAAAGTATCAGCTTTATGACATGTCCAACGAAGCCGTTCTGGCCAAAGGCCTGGTAGAGCGCATTGGCATCGAGGGATCGCTTCTGACCCATCGGCCGGAAGGCAAAGACAAACATGTGATCCAGACAGAAATGCCCGATCACAAGATCGCAATTCAGCTGGTGCTGGATGCGCTGGTCGATCCAGTGGTCGGCGTGATCAAGAACGTCGATGAAATCACCGCAGTCGGACACCGGATCGTACACGGCGGAGAAAAATACTCCAGCTCCGTACTGCTCGATGATCAGCTGATGGAAGAGCTCAAGGAAGTTTCCAAGCTGGCTCCGCTGCACAACCCGCCGGCTCTGATCGGTATCCGCGCCTGCCGCGAACTGATGCCGCACACACCGATGACCGCCGTGTTTGACACCTCCTTCCATCAGACCATGGATCCAGTAGCTTACATGTATGCCATTCCCTACGAACTGTATGAATCGGACAAGATCCGCCGTTACGGCTTCCACGGCACATCCCACAAGTATGTGGCCAACCGGGCTGCTGAAATGCTCAACCGCAACATTGAAGACATGAAGATCGTTACCTGCCACCTGGGCAACGGATCCTCCGTCACCGCGGTCAAGCACGGCAAGGCCATTGACACCTCCATGGGCTTTACCCCTCTGGCAGGTCTGGTTATGGGAACCCGTACCGGAGATATGGATCCGGCCATCGTTACCTACCTGATGTCTGAAAAAGGCTGGGACGCGAAAGCAGTTGACAACCTGATGAACAAAAAGTCCGGAGTCCTTGGTGTTTCCGGTGTTTCCTCCGACTTCCGTGACCTGGAAAAAGCCGCTGCCGAAGGCAACAAGCGCGCTCAGCTGGCTCTGGATATGTTCCACTACCGGGTCAGAAAGTACATCGGCTCCTATGCAGCAGCCATGGGCGGAATTGACGCCATCGTCTTTACGGCCGGACTGGGAGAAAATTCCCCGATGGCCCGGGAAGAGATCCTCAAGGGACTCGAATTCCTCGGCTTTGAAGTGGATCTGGCCAAGGACAATGTCCGCGGCAAGGAAGTCATCTTCTCCTCGGACAATTCCAGAGTGAAGCTCATGGTCATCCCGACCAATGAAGAGCTCATGATTGCCCGCGACACCAAAGTTCTGGTGCAGGAAGCCAAACACTAAGCCTGTCCGTCATTCAGGAATAAGCGGGTCGATCCACTGCGGATCGATCCGCTTTTCCAGTTTTCAGAATCGAAGTGCCGATTCATCATGTTCAGCAAATAACCGATTTCGCAGTTCACCCGGCTCACCCGGGTCAGCTGAATAAACCGGATCAATCAGATCAATCTGATCAAGCCAATTAAAGCGGATCAAGGCGGATTTAAAACGGATTAAAGCCGTTCATGGCAGATCCTCCTGGCCCGATTCTGAATGGTGATTGTCTGCTGGATTTGATAAGATGATAGAAGAACTAATTTACAGATTTCCATGACTTGGCTCGATGGAATCCGGAGATAAATTTTATGAAGCTTTTTGAGATTGTCCCTGCTAATTTTTTTTCGATTCTGGTCTCGCCCAATCGGGAGATCTATGTTGACGCACTGATGATCCTGCATGAGGAGTTCAAGGAAAAGTTGAACATCAAAGTGGAGGATTATTTGTCGTCCCTCATTTTTCTGCTGGAAGACCGCCAATTTGAGTTGGAGTCCGATGATGAACCGCAGGGCGCTTTATCGGTCAGCGGGAAGGCTCGCCTGATTATGGAACGGCTGACCCGGACGGGCTGGATAGAGCGAGAATTTATTGAGAACTCCTTCATCGAAATTATTTCGCTCCAACCTTATGCCGTTCCAGTCATCAAGCTGTTAAGCGAACTGGGATCGGAAGAATCGGAAGAGTATTCCTCCATGGTGTTTGCCACCTTCTCGGGGTTAAAACAGGCCATGGAAGCGGATCAGGAACACCTGTATGAGGCAGTGCAGTCGGCCAGAGCCAACACGGAGCGGCTGCAGCATTCTATGCGCAAGCTCTATCATGGAATCCGGCGTTTTCTGCGCGGCATTGTTCAGGTCCAGGATGTCAACACCTTACTGACAGAGCACTTCATGGAATTTCGCCGGTTATCGGATCGATACTACCATCCGATCAAGACGTTGGACTCAGTGTATCGCTATATGGGTCCGATTCAGGAACTGATTGCTTCCATCAGCCGGGAAGAGCAGTTCGTCGAGGCTATGGTTGCCCGGGCGATGTCTCTGCGTCAGCTCGACTCAGAAGAGGCGGCCCGCCAGGAAGTTCTGACGGCTCTGGACTATGTGGCCGGATCCTACTCCGGCATGGACCGGCTCATCAATGAGATCGACCGAAAGAACAGCAGCTATACCAAAAGTTCAGTGGAAAAGATCCGCTATCTGATGACTGCCGATCAGTCCATTCGGGGAAAACTGGCTCAAATTTTAAAGACAGTGGCTGCTGCAGACGGCTCGGAGCAGGATCGGGTTCTGGATCGGCTGGAGCGAGGGATTCAGGCTTCGCGGCAGGAATCGCTGGATGCCAGCTCGATCTATCATAAAACGATCCGGGCGCGGCGAGTTGTTCGTCCGGCTTTGCCGGTTGACACGGAAGATCCGCTCTCTGGCATGGCTCAAGCTTTTCTGCTCGACCAGATGAAAACCGCGTACCCTGTCGCAAGAATCCGCCGGTTTGTGGAAGATCTGTTTGAAAAAGCCGGTCCGATGATTCGCGCGGCGGATCTGCCGCTGGAGTCTGATGAAGAATTCATTCTGCTGATTCTTGCGGTGATCCGACATCAGGACCCCCGGATGCCCTACACCATCGTTCCCGGAGAGGGGCGGATCCTGCGCAACGGCTACTGGATTCCGGATCTGACGATTCAGCAGAAAACTCAGGATCCAAAAATCAGACTGCCGCAGAGCGAACTGGAAGTTAGTGATCCCTGGAGGGATGGGCGTTCCAATGCCAGCCAGAGAAAAAAATCCGGGATCCGCAGTCAAAGGACGAAATCCGGCACCGGACAGTCTCAATCCAACGCCGTTAATCGAAGCAATGACCAGATCAGCGGTTTTGATCTGATCGAAGCCATGAACAAGGAGTCTGACCATGAAGTGGAATGAACGCTATGACAATTTAAACAGCACGGATAAAGCCGAGTTTCGGCGACTGGTCAATTACCTGTTTTCTCACACCTATCTGGTTCGGGATGTATACCGGCCGGACAAGCAATGGCTGGAACCGGGCAATGATTATCGGCTGGTAAGTCGTCACTTTGAACTGTTTCAGGAATATTTCGCGGTGGCCGGCTGGCGTCTGGACAAAGACGATACCTACGGCATTGTCTCCCTGACCAGCGAATTTGATCAGAATCGCCTGCGCCTTGACCGGTTCACTACGCTTTTTCTGTATACCTGCCGCCTGATGTTCGAAGAAGGCCGGGAACTGGGGGACCAGCTGAATCATGTCCGAACGGATACCGGGACGGTGGTGGAGAAGATGAGGAGTCTGGGCCTTCTGTCCAAAGGACGTTCCACCCAGAAGGAGAGAATGGAGGCGCAGCGTACGCTGTCCCATTTTAATATCATTCAGAAACTCGAAGCAACCGCCTGGTCGGCGGAGGGGAACAGCATCCTGATTCTGCCGTCCATTCTGGTGATTCTACCCAATCATGAAATCAACAACATCGTTCGGGAACTGGAAGAGTTAAGACAGGAAGTTCAAACCGGCACAGAGGCCGCGATGGATCCGGCACAAGGAGAAGAGGAATGAAACAGCTGAAAAAACTCCTGCTCATCCACTGGCATTATTTTGATTACCAGCTGGTGGAATTTGATCAGCTCAATTTTTTGACCGGTCAGAATGCTTCCGGAAAATCCACGCTGATTGATGCCCTCCAGCTGGTGCTGCTGGGTGATTTTTCCGGATCGTTCTTTAATAAATCAGCGGGCGGCCGCACCAACCGGAATTTAAAAGGTTATTTGATGGGAGAGCTGGGCGATGACGAACAGTCCGGCTTTCGGTATCTGCGCGATGGCCGGTTTACCAGTTACATCGTCCTGGAATTTCATGATGAAGAGAAAGATCGGGACTTTACCGCGGGCGCCGTTTTTGATGTTTATGCAGAGTCTGATATCCAGAAAATGTTCTTTTCCTACGAGGGTCCCCTGGATGAAGGCGGATTTTTAAGGGATCAGGTTCCCATGGATATCACCCGTCTGCGGGGATTCCTTCGTCAGGAGTATGACGGGAACTTTGATACCACCGACACCGGCAAGACCTTTCGAGAAAAGCTCTACGGAAGACTGGGCGGTTTGAAGGGCCGGTTTGGCGCGTTGCTGAAAAAGGCGGTGTCTTTCAATCCCGACGTCGATCTGCAGAAATTCATCACCGAGTTTGTTTGCGATGATCAGCTGCCGGTGGATATCAGCCATATGCAGGAAAACATTCGGAGCTATCGGCAGCTGGAAGAAGAATCTCTGATTCTGACGGAGAAGACACAGCACTTGGAAGCGGTTGTCACCGCCCATCAGGATTTTGAGAAATATCGGGAAAGCGAACAGATGTATTCTTATCTGATTCAGCGCGGAGAGCTGGAGTGCAGCATGGAATCCCTGACTCAGGAGGAAACCCGCCTCGCTCAGACCCGACAGACCCTGGCTGAATGTCTGATCCGGGAAGAACTACTCAACCAGGAAATACAGCAGCTGCGTCTGGATCGGGATGAGCTGGTCGCACGGCAAGTATCAGATCGGGTTACCCAGCTGCTGGAGCGGCTGGATGGCCAGATTGCTCAGGTCGAAGAGGAGATTCGTACCATCAGGCTTCGAGGTGAGCAATCGGTCAACAATCTGCGCCGCCTGGCCGAGTTATGGGGCAATGCGTCCCATCGGATTGCCCTGGCTCTCAGGGAGATGGATTTTAGTTCATTCCCGCCGCTGATCGCTCAGCGCCTGACGGATACCGCCGGACTGGCTCAGCAGCTGACGGAGCAGGTTCGGCCGATCCGGCAGCTCCTGCCGGAAGAGTTCCGGCAAATGGAGCGGCATCATCTGACGGAACTGGCAGAAGCCATCACCTCAATTCAGCAGCAGATTCGCAGTCTGCAGGATCGTCTGAAGGATCTTTTGGATGAGCAGGATCAACAGTTGGCTCAAATGGATGCTGAACTAAAGTCGCTGCAGAGCGGTATTTTTCCTTTCCCGAAAGAAACGCTGGATTTGAAGGAAGCCATCGCCTCCCGCTTGCGGGTCGTCACTCGAACCGAGCCGAATGTTCGGATCCTGGCGGAGGTGGCTGATTTAAAAGATGAAAAGTGGCGCAATGCCGTGGAAGGGTTTCTGCACAGTCAGAAATATTACCTGCTGGTTCCCCCGGATCATTTCCAGGAAGCCGCTCGAGTGTATGATCAGGTCAGAGATCAGCAGAAATTATACGGCGCCGGGATCATTGATTCGGCGAAACTGATGCGTCAGTCGACTCCGCCCGAAACGGGCTCCCTGGCTGAAGAAATCATTACGGAGGACGAGCAGGCCAGGGCATTCCTGAACCATGTGCTGGGAAGGGTTCATAAAAGCGAACAGGTCGAAGAGCTGCGCCAGCACGCTACCGCCATTACACCGCAATGCATGCTCTATTCCGGCTACGTCGTCCGCGCACTGTCGCCCGAGCGCTGGCGCAAGCCGGCCATCGGCCGCGCTGCCATCCTGCATCGGCTGGAGACCCTGCGCCAGGAACTGTCAGAACTCAAAGCCGAGCGAGCCCTTTGTCACGGAATTCTGGGCTTGTTGGAGGAGCCTGCCCATCTGCAGGGGATGGAACCGTTGGAGGTAGAACGTTTTGCCGAATCGGCTCAGGCGATGAGGGACCTCCCGAAGACTCTGGAACGGCGAAACGAACTGATGGCACAACGAAACGCGATTGATGTATCGAGCCTGGAACGGATTCAGTCTCAGATTCGCTCTCTGGAGCAGGACATCAAGGTTCGGGACGAGGAGATCAGAGAGTTATCGCGTCAGATCGGCGGGCTGAAGCAGGCGGCGGCAACTGCGGGCGAACTGATCATCCCGGGCCTGAGGGATGCCGTGGATCATAAGTTCCGGACGCTGCAGGCAGATTTCGATGCGGAATGGATGGAGCAAACCGGAGCGCCCCGTTATGTGCGGGAACTCAGTCAGCGCGGTACCCCGCGCCAAGTCGCCAACGCTTTTCCCCGGGAGTTGTCCAAAGCCAGAAATCTGAAAGAGGGGTCCTGGAATGATCTGACGGAGCGGCGTCGGCGCTACAACGATCAGTATAAAATGGGTTTTGATGTTCAATCCCCGGACAACACAAGTTTTGAAGATGCGTGGCTGGAACTGAGCGAGAACAAGCTGCCCGAGTTCAAAGAGCGGATTCAGGATGCCAAAACCAAGGCTTTTGAGCAATTCCAGGAGGATTTTTTAAGCCGCCTGCAAAATAACATCACCAGTGCCAGACAGCAGATCGA is a window from the Clostridiaceae bacterium HFYG-1003 genome containing:
- a CDS encoding DUF4194 domain-containing protein; amino-acid sequence: MKWNERYDNLNSTDKAEFRRLVNYLFSHTYLVRDVYRPDKQWLEPGNDYRLVSRHFELFQEYFAVAGWRLDKDDTYGIVSLTSEFDQNRLRLDRFTTLFLYTCRLMFEEGRELGDQLNHVRTDTGTVVEKMRSLGLLSKGRSTQKERMEAQRTLSHFNIIQKLEATAWSAEGNSILILPSILVILPNHEINNIVRELEELRQEVQTGTEAAMDPAQGEEE
- a CDS encoding acetate kinase, with protein sequence MKVLVINAGSSSLKYQLYDMSNEAVLAKGLVERIGIEGSLLTHRPEGKDKHVIQTEMPDHKIAIQLVLDALVDPVVGVIKNVDEITAVGHRIVHGGEKYSSSVLLDDQLMEELKEVSKLAPLHNPPALIGIRACRELMPHTPMTAVFDTSFHQTMDPVAYMYAIPYELYESDKIRRYGFHGTSHKYVANRAAEMLNRNIEDMKIVTCHLGNGSSVTAVKHGKAIDTSMGFTPLAGLVMGTRTGDMDPAIVTYLMSEKGWDAKAVDNLMNKKSGVLGVSGVSSDFRDLEKAAAEGNKRAQLALDMFHYRVRKYIGSYAAAMGGIDAIVFTAGLGENSPMAREEILKGLEFLGFEVDLAKDNVRGKEVIFSSDNSRVKLMVIPTNEELMIARDTKVLVQEAKH
- a CDS encoding DUF5716 family protein, producing the protein MKLFEIVPANFFSILVSPNREIYVDALMILHEEFKEKLNIKVEDYLSSLIFLLEDRQFELESDDEPQGALSVSGKARLIMERLTRTGWIEREFIENSFIEIISLQPYAVPVIKLLSELGSEESEEYSSMVFATFSGLKQAMEADQEHLYEAVQSARANTERLQHSMRKLYHGIRRFLRGIVQVQDVNTLLTEHFMEFRRLSDRYYHPIKTLDSVYRYMGPIQELIASISREEQFVEAMVARAMSLRQLDSEEAARQEVLTALDYVAGSYSGMDRLINEIDRKNSSYTKSSVEKIRYLMTADQSIRGKLAQILKTVAAADGSEQDRVLDRLERGIQASRQESLDASSIYHKTIRARRVVRPALPVDTEDPLSGMAQAFLLDQMKTAYPVARIRRFVEDLFEKAGPMIRAADLPLESDEEFILLILAVIRHQDPRMPYTIVPGEGRILRNGYWIPDLTIQQKTQDPKIRLPQSELEVSDPWRDGRSNASQRKKSGIRSQRTKSGTGQSQSNAVNRSNDQISGFDLIEAMNKESDHEVE